The Pseudoliparis swirei isolate HS2019 ecotype Mariana Trench chromosome 1, NWPU_hadal_v1, whole genome shotgun sequence genome has a window encoding:
- the LOC130213441 gene encoding gastrula zinc finger protein XlCGF57.1-like isoform X3, whose translation MLVKPYYGQQVIGGEEEQQDWSSSLNREDPEPPHIKEEQEDPESPHIEEVNEDPEPPHIKEEQEELWTNQEGQQLQGLEEAGIGFIFTIAKSEDEEGEVEAQSSHLHQRLTEHNEPEDDREDYRGPEPDRKSGPGDSSETEVSDHWKETRDPPSGLSSLNNYFSSEKPFRCSVCRKGFGLKGTLKEHMRFHTGEKPFSCSVCKKSFAWRGSLHKHTRIHTREQRFSCSVCQSRFTWFHQLKTHTCVGHQSSQLLYTQENREAEPPAGSSTGHMETEEDGEDCGGPEPDRNSDPDRRLDPETDNSDDWKETREPPSGLNSLNYDDVSLEKPFSCSECEKAFNDRGNLRNHMRIHTGEKPFSCSECEKRFRFNGDLKRHTRTHSGEKPFSCSTCGKKFGNSGHLNRHMRIHTGEKPFSCSFCEHRFLQRAHLDAHIRSHTGEKPFSCSFCEKLFSQRGTLRLHMRIHTGEKPFSCSL comes from the coding sequence ATGGACAACAAGTGATCGGTGGAGAAGAAGAGCAGCAAGACTGGAGTTCCAGTCTGAACcgggaggacccagagcccccacacattaaagaggaacaggaggacccagaatCCCCTCACATTGAAGAGGTCaatgaggacccagagccccctcacataaaagaggaacaggaggaactctggaccaatcaggagggtcagcagcttcaaggtctggaggaggctggtatcGGGTTCATATTCACTATTGCGAAGAGTGAGGATGAAGAAGGGGAAgtggaagctcagtcctctcatcttcatcaaAGACTAACTGAACACAATGAACCAGAAGATGATAGAGAGGActacagaggaccagaaccagacaggaagtcaggaccAGGAGACTCTTCAGAGACAGAAGTCAGTGATCACTGGAAGGAGACCAGAGATCCTCCATCAGGTTTAAGTTCTCTGAATAATTACTTTTCTAGTGAGAAACCGTTTCGCTGCTCTGTGTGCAGGAAAGGATTTGGCCTCAAGGGAACTCTGAAGGAACACATGAGatttcacacaggagagaaaccgttcagctgctcagtctgcaAGAAATCTTTTGCCTGGAGAGGAAGTTTACATAAACACACGAGGATCCACACACGAGAGCAAAGGTTCAGCTGCTCTGTTTGTCAAAGCCGATTCACCTGGTTCCATCAgctcaagacacacacatgtgtcgGCCATCAGTCCTCACAGCTGCTTTACACTCAGGAGAACCGAGAGGCAGAACCTCCAGCCGGCAGCTCAACTGGACACATGGAAACGGAAGAGGATGGTGAGgactgtggaggaccagaaccagacaggaacTCAGATCCAGATAGACGTTTAGATCCTGagactgataacagtgacgactggaaggagaccagagaacctccGTCAGGTTTAAACTCTTTGAATTATGATGACGTTTCTCTGGAGAAACCATTTAGCTGCTCTGAATGTGAGAAAGCTTTCAATGATCGTGGAAATCTGAGGAACCACATGAGAATCCATacgggagagaaaccattcagctgCTCCGAGTGTGAGAAAAGATTTCGCTTCAATGGAGACCTGAAAAGACACACAAGAACTCAttcaggagagaaaccgttcagctgctctACGTGTGGGAAAAAGTTTGGCAACAGTGGACATCTGAATCGACACATGAGgattcacacaggagagaaacccttCAGCTGCTCATTTTGTGAGCACAGATTTTTACAAAGAGCACATCTGGATGCACACATCAGATcgcacactggagagaaacccTTCAGCTGCTCATTTTGTGAGAAACTGTTTTCACAGAGAGGAACTTTACGGCTGCACATGAGGATTCACACAGGGGAGAAACCCTTCAGCTGCTCTTTATGA